A DNA window from uncultured Fibrobacter sp. contains the following coding sequences:
- a CDS encoding glycoside hydrolase family 3 N-terminal domain-containing protein, producing MGTVVSFDNNPNYLPPKLFALWNSLTLEEKIGQTIMVYMSSPEMIAENNLGGILAMGPHLADMKLFKRNLGKISSRIKVPLLVSIDQEGGNVSRVGRFDSTWRETPGPQEMRNMPPEHIVPIARDIAVTLKETGFNLNLAPAIDPVLTFDGKVSFMERYKRSWGGLSNVFRVEAFIEGMKQGGVACVLKHFPGYDSEQDSDVQVAFSRSSKKRVAENIQMFKDLSNKVHAIMMSSVRYREISDAPAVFEKKIVDMAHEFDEDLVVMTDHLWGTTLLSWISGPELAKSKSYPDTEFKKVLKAAFDAGNDIFLITNSAKAPAMKKYLLELALQDKANLERLERSVARVLKLKYRMGLIP from the coding sequence ATGGGGACGGTTGTTTCGTTCGACAACAATCCGAACTACTTGCCCCCGAAATTGTTTGCACTATGGAATTCCCTGACGCTAGAGGAAAAGATCGGTCAGACGATTATGGTCTACATGTCTTCTCCGGAAATGATTGCCGAAAACAATCTCGGCGGAATTCTTGCGATGGGTCCGCATCTTGCCGATATGAAATTGTTCAAGAGAAACTTGGGCAAAATTTCTTCGAGGATAAAGGTTCCGCTACTGGTCTCTATCGATCAGGAAGGCGGAAACGTGAGCCGTGTGGGTCGCTTTGATTCAACGTGGCGTGAGACTCCGGGACCACAAGAAATGCGAAACATGCCACCCGAACATATTGTGCCAATTGCAAGGGATATCGCCGTAACCCTTAAGGAAACCGGTTTCAATTTGAACTTGGCGCCTGCGATAGACCCTGTCTTGACGTTTGACGGAAAGGTCTCTTTCATGGAACGTTACAAGCGCTCCTGGGGAGGATTGTCCAATGTTTTCAGGGTGGAGGCCTTTATAGAGGGAATGAAACAGGGCGGAGTGGCTTGCGTCCTGAAGCATTTCCCGGGCTATGACAGCGAACAGGACAGCGATGTTCAGGTGGCGTTTAGCAGGTCTTCCAAGAAACGAGTTGCCGAGAATATCCAAATGTTCAAGGACTTGTCGAACAAGGTTCATGCAATCATGATGAGCAGTGTCCGTTATCGGGAGATTTCCGATGCTCCGGCGGTATTCGAAAAGAAAATTGTCGATATGGCGCACGAATTCGACGAGGATCTCGTCGTGATGACGGATCACCTGTGGGGAACGACGCTCTTGAGCTGGATTAGCGGCCCTGAACTTGCGAAAAGCAAGTCTTACCCTGATACGGAATTCAAGAAGGTTCTGAAAGCCGCCTTTGATGCCGGAAACGATATTTTCTTGATTACCAATTCGGCTAAGGCTCCAGCAATGAAAAAGTACTTGTTGGAGCTTGCCTTACAGGATAAGGCGAATCTGGAAAGACTAGAAAGATCGGTAGCCCGTGTGTTGAAACTGAAATACCGGATGGGGTTGATTCCCTAA